From a single Solanum dulcamara chromosome 4, daSolDulc1.2, whole genome shotgun sequence genomic region:
- the LOC129887961 gene encoding phenylalanine--tRNA ligase beta subunit, cytoplasmic isoform X1 — translation MPTVSVGRDRLFEALGCTYTDEEFDELCFKFGIELDDITTEKAIQRKEKHLEEEGVEDDGETIYKIEVPANRYDLLCLEGLAQALRIFNGLDPIPTYKVANIGKESMLEVRVRTETSKIRPYVVCAVLRGVTFDEAKYNSFIELQDRLHQNICRRRTLVAIGTHDLDTIEGPFTYEALPPAEINFVPLKQTRNFRADELMELYKSDLKLKKFLHIIENSPVYPVIYDCKRTVLSLPPIINGAHSAISLKTKNVFIECTATDLTKANIVLNTMVTMFSVYCERKFEVEPVKVTYPHGESFVCPDLSIYNMNVPLSYITGIIGVQLPEDKVASLLHKMQLRAEKSVSEDKEVKFVVSVPPTRSDVLHPCDVAEDVAIAYGYNEIPKRKPASLNPLPLSQFSDLIRTEIAMAGYTEVLTWILCSKKEIFSMLNREEDNSAVIIADSRTSEFEVVRPTLMPGLLRTVGHNKDHPKPIKIFEVGDVVLLDGTNDVGAVNRRHLAALYCGANSGFELIHGLVDKIMEATGTTFVSPGNSTGYYIEKSEEPAFLQGRQASVIYGGKRIGTFGIVHPKVLKEYDIPDPCTFLELDMQSFL, via the exons ATGCCAACCGTTAGCGTCGGAAGAGACCGTCTGTTCGAAGCCTTAGGCTGTACTTACA CTGATGAAGAATTCGACGAATTGTGCTTTAAGTTTGGTATTGAGCTCGATGATATA ACAACAGAAAAAGCAATACAGAGAAAAGAGAAGCATTTGGAGGAAGAGGGGGTGGAAGATGATGGAGAGACTATATACAAAATTGAAGTTCCAGCAAACAG ATATGATTTGCTTTGTCTTGAAGGACTAGCGCAAGCTCTCCGAATATTTAATGGGCTTGACCCAATCCCAACATATAAGGTGGCGAATATTGGTAAAGAATCTATGCTTGAAGTGCGTGTGAGAACAGAG ACATCCAAGATTCGCCCATATGTTGTATGTGCTGTTTTAAGAGGTGTAACATTTGATGAGGCTAAGTACAATAGCTTCATTGAACTACAAGATAGGTTGCATCAAAACATTTGCAG GCGAAGAACCTTGGTGGCAATTGGTACCCATGACCTAGATACAATTGAAGGACCTTTCACATATGAG GCTTTGCCTCCTGCAGAAATAAATTTTGTGCCGTTAAAGCAG ACCAGAAACTTTAGAGCTGATGAGCTGATGGAACTTTACAAA TCCGATTTGAAGCTGAAGAAGTTTCTGCACATAATCGAGAATTCACCAGTGTACCCTGTTATATATGATTGTAAAAG GACTGTTTTGTCTTTACCCCCCATTATTAATGGTGCACATTCGGCCATTTCACTGAAAACAAAGAACGTGTTTATAGAATGTACAGCCACAGATTTGACGAAGGCCAACATTGTTCTGAACACGATG gTAACTATGTTTTCAGTGTACTGTGAGCGGAAGTTTGAAGTTGAACCAGTTAAAGTAACATATCCTCATGGAGAATCATTTGTTTGCCCCGATCTTTCAATCTACAACATGAATGTGCCTTTGTCCTACATTACTGGCATCATTGGAGTTCAATTGCCAGAGGATAAG GTGGCTAGTTTGTTGCATAAAATGCAATTGCGTGCAGAGAAATCTGTATCAGAAGATAAAGAAGTCAAGTTTGTTGTATCTGTTCCTCCCACAAGAAGTGACGTTCTTCATCCATGTGATGTAGCGGAG GATGTTGCAATTGCTTATGGCTACAATGAGATCCCAAAGAGGAAACCTGCATCTTTGAATCCTTTACCTCTCAGTCAATTCAGTGATCTAATTCGTACAGAG aTTGCAATGGCTGGTTATACTGAGGTGTTAACATGGATCTTGTGTTCCAAGAAAGAAATTTTCTCCATGTTGAACCGTGAAGAGGATAACTCTGCTGTGATCATTGCTGATTCTCGTACGTCTGAATTTGAG GTTGTTCGGCCTACTCTCATGCCTGGACTATTGAGAACTGTGGGGCATAATAAAGACCATCCCAAGCCTATAAAG atttttgaagttgGTGATGTAGTCCTCTTAGATGGCACAAATGATGTTGGTGCAGTAAACCGTCGCCACCTTGCTGCTCTGTATTGCGGCGCAAACTCAGGATTTGAG CTAATACATGGTCTAGTTGACAAAATCATGGAAGCAACTGGTACTACTTTTGTATCACCTGGAAACAGTACAGGCTACTACATAGAAAAATCAGAG GAGCCTGCATTTCTTCAGGGAAGACAAGCTAGCGTTATTTACGGAGGAAAGCGAATTGGAACATTCGGTATTGTGCACCCTAAG GTCCTCAAAGAGTATGACATTCCAGATCCCTGCACCTTTCTGGAGCTTGACATGCAGAGCTTCCTATAG
- the LOC129887961 gene encoding phenylalanine--tRNA ligase beta subunit, cytoplasmic isoform X2 → MPTVSVGRDRLFEALGCTYTDEEFDELCFKFGIELDDITTEKAIQRKEKHLEEEGVEDDGETIYKIEVPANRYDLLCLEGLAQALRIFNGLDPIPTYKVANIGKESMLEVRVRTETSKIRPYVVCAVLRGVTFDEAKYNSFIELQDRLHQNICRRRTLVAIGTHDLDTIEGPFTYETRNFRADELMELYKSDLKLKKFLHIIENSPVYPVIYDCKRTVLSLPPIINGAHSAISLKTKNVFIECTATDLTKANIVLNTMVTMFSVYCERKFEVEPVKVTYPHGESFVCPDLSIYNMNVPLSYITGIIGVQLPEDKVASLLHKMQLRAEKSVSEDKEVKFVVSVPPTRSDVLHPCDVAEDVAIAYGYNEIPKRKPASLNPLPLSQFSDLIRTEIAMAGYTEVLTWILCSKKEIFSMLNREEDNSAVIIADSRTSEFEVVRPTLMPGLLRTVGHNKDHPKPIKIFEVGDVVLLDGTNDVGAVNRRHLAALYCGANSGFELIHGLVDKIMEATGTTFVSPGNSTGYYIEKSEEPAFLQGRQASVIYGGKRIGTFGIVHPKVLKEYDIPDPCTFLELDMQSFL, encoded by the exons ATGCCAACCGTTAGCGTCGGAAGAGACCGTCTGTTCGAAGCCTTAGGCTGTACTTACA CTGATGAAGAATTCGACGAATTGTGCTTTAAGTTTGGTATTGAGCTCGATGATATA ACAACAGAAAAAGCAATACAGAGAAAAGAGAAGCATTTGGAGGAAGAGGGGGTGGAAGATGATGGAGAGACTATATACAAAATTGAAGTTCCAGCAAACAG ATATGATTTGCTTTGTCTTGAAGGACTAGCGCAAGCTCTCCGAATATTTAATGGGCTTGACCCAATCCCAACATATAAGGTGGCGAATATTGGTAAAGAATCTATGCTTGAAGTGCGTGTGAGAACAGAG ACATCCAAGATTCGCCCATATGTTGTATGTGCTGTTTTAAGAGGTGTAACATTTGATGAGGCTAAGTACAATAGCTTCATTGAACTACAAGATAGGTTGCATCAAAACATTTGCAG GCGAAGAACCTTGGTGGCAATTGGTACCCATGACCTAGATACAATTGAAGGACCTTTCACATATGAG ACCAGAAACTTTAGAGCTGATGAGCTGATGGAACTTTACAAA TCCGATTTGAAGCTGAAGAAGTTTCTGCACATAATCGAGAATTCACCAGTGTACCCTGTTATATATGATTGTAAAAG GACTGTTTTGTCTTTACCCCCCATTATTAATGGTGCACATTCGGCCATTTCACTGAAAACAAAGAACGTGTTTATAGAATGTACAGCCACAGATTTGACGAAGGCCAACATTGTTCTGAACACGATG gTAACTATGTTTTCAGTGTACTGTGAGCGGAAGTTTGAAGTTGAACCAGTTAAAGTAACATATCCTCATGGAGAATCATTTGTTTGCCCCGATCTTTCAATCTACAACATGAATGTGCCTTTGTCCTACATTACTGGCATCATTGGAGTTCAATTGCCAGAGGATAAG GTGGCTAGTTTGTTGCATAAAATGCAATTGCGTGCAGAGAAATCTGTATCAGAAGATAAAGAAGTCAAGTTTGTTGTATCTGTTCCTCCCACAAGAAGTGACGTTCTTCATCCATGTGATGTAGCGGAG GATGTTGCAATTGCTTATGGCTACAATGAGATCCCAAAGAGGAAACCTGCATCTTTGAATCCTTTACCTCTCAGTCAATTCAGTGATCTAATTCGTACAGAG aTTGCAATGGCTGGTTATACTGAGGTGTTAACATGGATCTTGTGTTCCAAGAAAGAAATTTTCTCCATGTTGAACCGTGAAGAGGATAACTCTGCTGTGATCATTGCTGATTCTCGTACGTCTGAATTTGAG GTTGTTCGGCCTACTCTCATGCCTGGACTATTGAGAACTGTGGGGCATAATAAAGACCATCCCAAGCCTATAAAG atttttgaagttgGTGATGTAGTCCTCTTAGATGGCACAAATGATGTTGGTGCAGTAAACCGTCGCCACCTTGCTGCTCTGTATTGCGGCGCAAACTCAGGATTTGAG CTAATACATGGTCTAGTTGACAAAATCATGGAAGCAACTGGTACTACTTTTGTATCACCTGGAAACAGTACAGGCTACTACATAGAAAAATCAGAG GAGCCTGCATTTCTTCAGGGAAGACAAGCTAGCGTTATTTACGGAGGAAAGCGAATTGGAACATTCGGTATTGTGCACCCTAAG GTCCTCAAAGAGTATGACATTCCAGATCCCTGCACCTTTCTGGAGCTTGACATGCAGAGCTTCCTATAG